The following are encoded in a window of Salinibacter ruber DSM 13855 genomic DNA:
- a CDS encoding tetratricopeptide repeat protein gives MPQSAPLLRFQSLVAGALCAGLAFLVAVPPASAQDSEPSKREKLMHYSLYYENYKNDNFESARSDLLWILENAPGTPDGDDDNYRRVISLYEGLAEQATKEDVRKAYLDTAATYLASASENLEKHGLEYTPYKWERRKGRFLEKHQGSLPDGVEGLETPTAHYRRAFEMAPKELDPYYIQQVLQSHLENNDLQKALDFANTVESKRGDDEEVAGMISSVREDIFGKNPQAQIAYLEKQVEQSPDSTQLLTELFDAYNQQGNIKKASELSKRLIKMEPSAETVREIAQMRLEDGRPEAALRAYKRAKKQGAELKAEDHFNRGTAYQKMKQLAQARQAFQKAIDMKDSFGRAYIAIGDLYARAVNQCSGGEMARNDKAVYWAAVDKYRQAKEVDSSLSSVADSKIRTYRKVFPTKEDIFYREDWESGASFTIDYGCYSWIGESTSVRSAPSSG, from the coding sequence ATGCCTCAATCTGCCCCCCTCCTCCGGTTTCAGTCTCTCGTCGCCGGTGCCCTCTGCGCAGGGCTCGCCTTCCTCGTGGCGGTTCCGCCGGCCTCCGCTCAGGACAGCGAGCCGAGCAAGCGGGAGAAGCTGATGCACTACAGCCTCTACTACGAGAATTACAAGAACGATAACTTCGAAAGCGCGCGGAGCGATCTGCTCTGGATACTCGAAAATGCCCCCGGCACCCCCGACGGGGACGACGACAACTACCGCCGCGTGATCAGTCTCTACGAGGGGCTCGCCGAGCAGGCCACGAAGGAGGACGTCCGGAAGGCATACCTGGACACCGCGGCGACCTACCTGGCGTCCGCCTCGGAAAACCTTGAGAAGCACGGCCTGGAGTACACGCCGTACAAGTGGGAGCGCCGCAAAGGCCGGTTCCTCGAAAAGCATCAGGGCTCGCTCCCGGACGGTGTGGAGGGGCTTGAGACCCCGACGGCCCACTACCGACGGGCCTTTGAGATGGCCCCGAAGGAGCTGGACCCCTACTACATTCAGCAGGTGCTGCAGTCGCACCTCGAGAACAACGACCTGCAAAAGGCCCTCGACTTCGCCAACACGGTCGAGTCGAAGCGGGGCGACGACGAGGAGGTGGCCGGGATGATCAGCTCGGTCCGTGAGGACATCTTCGGCAAAAACCCGCAGGCCCAGATCGCGTATTTGGAGAAGCAGGTGGAGCAGAGCCCGGACAGCACCCAGTTGCTCACGGAGCTCTTCGACGCGTACAACCAGCAGGGCAACATCAAGAAGGCCTCGGAGCTTTCGAAGCGCCTCATCAAGATGGAACCGTCGGCCGAGACGGTCCGGGAGATTGCACAGATGCGTCTCGAGGACGGCCGCCCGGAGGCTGCACTTCGGGCGTACAAGCGGGCCAAGAAGCAGGGCGCCGAGCTCAAGGCCGAGGATCACTTCAACCGGGGCACGGCCTACCAGAAGATGAAGCAGCTCGCCCAGGCCCGCCAGGCCTTCCAGAAGGCCATCGACATGAAGGACAGCTTTGGACGGGCGTACATTGCCATCGGGGACCTGTACGCGCGTGCCGTGAACCAGTGCAGCGGAGGCGAAATGGCCCGGAACGACAAGGCCGTGTACTGGGCCGCCGTGGACAAGTACCGGCAGGCCAAGGAAGTCGACTCTTCACTCTCCTCGGTCGCGGACAGCAAGATTCGAACTTACCGAAAGGTGTTTCCGACCAAGGAAGACATCTTCTACCGGGAGGATTGGGAGAGCGGCGCGTCGTTTACCATCGACTACGGCTGCTACTCCTGGATCGGCGAGTCGACCTCCGTCCGGTCGGCTCCTTCCTCCGGGTGA
- a CDS encoding glycogen/starch synthase, producing the protein MASSYRLLYVAEALAPFTEQSPLATLTRSLPEQVQEAGDFEVRIMMPCYGDINERKHSLHEVIRLSDTDVPMGANTESVSVKVASVPDVQLQVYFMDHEGYFGRSGRATDGDGSAFDDNADRALFFNRSVLETLRELRWGPDLIHGFGWISGLLPTLLSTTYADDDLLGATKSVFTPGGQAPATTLEASFADTMNLPIDGNAGATLSEVGRTHADATILPPNGTSANGAQAEDVSRFQADPQPRTEQTVALYDQMLGEVPA; encoded by the coding sequence ATGGCCTCCTCCTATCGTCTTCTGTACGTCGCCGAAGCACTTGCACCGTTCACCGAGCAGTCTCCACTCGCCACCCTCACCCGGTCGCTCCCCGAACAGGTACAAGAAGCCGGGGACTTCGAAGTACGAATCATGATGCCCTGCTACGGGGACATCAACGAGCGAAAGCACAGCCTCCACGAGGTCATCCGGCTCTCGGACACAGACGTCCCGATGGGGGCGAACACCGAGTCGGTTTCCGTGAAGGTGGCCTCGGTGCCGGACGTGCAGCTGCAGGTCTACTTCATGGATCATGAGGGATACTTCGGCCGGTCGGGCCGCGCAACCGATGGCGACGGCAGCGCGTTCGACGACAACGCGGACCGGGCTCTGTTTTTCAACCGCTCCGTGCTGGAGACGCTTCGGGAGCTGCGCTGGGGCCCGGACCTGATCCACGGCTTCGGGTGGATCAGTGGCCTCCTTCCGACCCTTCTCTCCACCACCTACGCGGACGACGACCTGCTGGGCGCCACGAAGTCGGTCTTCACGCCCGGGGGACAGGCGCCGGCAACGACCCTTGAGGCCTCGTTTGCCGACACGATGAACCTTCCGATCGACGGCAATGCCGGGGCGACGCTCTCGGAGGTCGGCCGCACCCACGCGGACGCCACAATTCTCCCCCCGAACGGGACGTCGGCCAATGGCGCACAGGCCGAGGACGTGTCGAGATTTCAGGCCGATCCCCAGCCGCGCACCGAGCAAACGGTGGCGCTGTACGATCAAATGCTCGGTGAAGTCCCTGCGTAG
- a CDS encoding outer membrane protein transport protein, whose product MPGFSRLLFLGTCAAVILLAAPSPAQAQSNGEGTIYSRFGMGSLLEFSSSQSDAMGGGGYALRSLNYNPDANPALWSDQVFTRLSGSAAYRSTSVEDDQGNSGRLSSGNVQALQFNFPLYERSLGVGISFQPYSRSNYSATRTGQESIGPRQDAEARYETTFSGSGGLHRLRGGLGYRVNDMLSVGATADLLFGTLERRRRTTWAAPQLRNTIVSDGVQLSGLTSTLGGHLALADVFAEDDAFSIGASVTLPANLSGEQYRTLDEDLARDTLSTERGDVTLPWKGRLGLSYQPNARWTVVLDGAFEPWSTFSSDFSTGASETVPSRFPAGGPGTLADRWRLSTGAEVVPAGDDQLAGYFAQAAYRFGGYAERMYVRPDQETTLYEFALTAGISLPTSLSGTRIDLNTTAGTRGTTTNSLVRDRFFGVSLHVNFGERWFQRRKLR is encoded by the coding sequence ATGCCAGGCTTTTCGCGCTTGCTCTTCCTGGGGACTTGCGCCGCCGTCATTCTCTTGGCCGCCCCCTCCCCCGCACAGGCCCAGTCCAACGGCGAGGGCACGATCTACTCCCGGTTCGGGATGGGGAGTCTGCTTGAGTTCTCCTCGTCTCAGAGCGACGCGATGGGGGGCGGCGGCTACGCGCTTCGGTCCCTCAACTACAACCCCGACGCCAATCCGGCCCTCTGGAGCGACCAGGTGTTCACCCGCCTGTCCGGAAGCGCCGCCTACCGCTCCACCAGCGTGGAGGACGACCAGGGCAACTCCGGGCGCCTCAGTTCCGGCAACGTGCAGGCCCTCCAGTTCAACTTCCCGCTCTACGAGCGCTCTCTGGGCGTCGGCATCTCCTTTCAGCCATATTCCCGCTCGAACTACAGCGCCACCCGCACGGGACAGGAGTCAATTGGCCCTCGTCAGGACGCAGAGGCGAGATACGAGACCACCTTCTCCGGATCCGGCGGCCTTCATCGGTTGCGGGGCGGGCTGGGATACCGGGTCAACGACATGCTGAGCGTCGGGGCCACCGCCGACCTCCTGTTCGGCACCCTCGAGCGTCGGCGGCGCACGACGTGGGCAGCCCCCCAGCTCCGCAACACCATCGTCTCCGATGGCGTGCAGCTCTCCGGACTGACCAGCACGCTCGGCGGCCACCTCGCCCTCGCCGATGTATTCGCCGAGGACGATGCCTTCTCCATCGGGGCCTCCGTGACCCTTCCCGCAAACTTGTCGGGCGAACAGTACCGAACCCTCGACGAGGACCTTGCCCGCGACACCCTGTCCACCGAGCGGGGGGACGTCACGCTGCCCTGGAAGGGCCGCCTGGGGCTGTCCTACCAGCCCAATGCCCGATGGACGGTTGTCCTCGACGGGGCCTTCGAGCCGTGGAGCACCTTTTCGAGCGACTTCTCCACCGGCGCCTCCGAAACCGTCCCGTCCCGCTTTCCGGCCGGCGGCCCGGGCACCCTCGCGGATCGATGGCGCCTCTCCACCGGAGCCGAGGTGGTGCCCGCCGGCGACGATCAGCTGGCCGGGTACTTTGCCCAGGCGGCCTACCGCTTCGGGGGATACGCGGAGCGGATGTACGTGCGCCCGGACCAGGAGACGACCCTCTACGAATTTGCCCTCACCGCGGGCATCAGCCTCCCCACCTCTCTCTCTGGCACGCGAATTGACCTGAATACAACTGCCGGAACGCGAGGGACGACCACCAACTCCCTCGTCCGCGACCGGTTCTTCGGGGTCTCCCTTCACGTGAACTTCGGCGAACGGTGGTTCCAGCGGCGCAAGCTCCGGTAG
- a CDS encoding ABC transporter ATP-binding protein produces MPTLTAEHVGHYFGRLLLFRELSVTLHAGETLAVTGANGAGKSTLLRILAGLLTPRTGRVVLTVSGAPVPDEEHPLRAGLVAPAVGVYEELTARETLRFLARARRVADPAARIDEVLARVGLAGRANDRVGTYSSGMRQRVKYAAALLAAPPLLLLDEPAANLDAAGREMVASITEAWRAQERLLVVATNRPDEAERHDRQLRIENHR; encoded by the coding sequence ATGCCGACCCTTACGGCCGAGCACGTCGGGCACTACTTTGGACGACTGTTGCTCTTCCGAGAGCTGTCGGTGACCCTGCACGCGGGGGAGACGCTGGCAGTGACGGGGGCCAACGGGGCCGGCAAGTCGACCCTTCTCCGGATCCTGGCCGGCCTGCTCACGCCCCGCACCGGTCGCGTGGTGCTTACCGTAAGCGGGGCCCCCGTGCCGGACGAGGAGCATCCGCTCCGGGCCGGGCTCGTGGCCCCGGCCGTCGGCGTCTACGAAGAGCTTACGGCGCGAGAGACCCTTCGCTTTCTGGCCCGTGCACGGAGGGTGGCGGACCCCGCGGCCCGGATCGACGAGGTGCTCGCTCGGGTCGGGCTCGCCGGTCGGGCCAACGACCGGGTGGGGACGTATTCCTCAGGCATGCGGCAGCGGGTGAAGTATGCAGCCGCGCTGCTCGCCGCCCCACCGCTCCTGCTTCTCGACGAGCCCGCTGCGAACCTCGATGCGGCCGGGCGGGAGATGGTCGCGTCGATTACGGAAGCGTGGCGGGCCCAGGAGCGCCTCCTCGTCGTGGCGACGAACCGACCCGATGAGGCAGAGCGGCACGACCGACAGCTGCGCATCGAGAACCACCGATAG
- a CDS encoding DUF4097 family beta strand repeat-containing protein: MSDPTALWNAAIGLVLSLGVATGAAGQPAPPDTVEDTVRLAPEGAVDLSDTHEGTITVTTWERDRLAYRIAPVSAKDSMVASNAIVRRTDQGFLIDQDGASWSLRIPGLLRISPSAGGNLAAHYHVTMPETATLEIKDYTSTIDVSGVEGDVEIDTHAGTVAVDSVDGMLDLGAHSGRITATGIRGGIALDVFSGDASVAFETLSAPSTAETHSGTLRFFLPAEAGFTLQTDLDSTGLVVDEAFGPPSTNDEGRAFNGGGPTLALDAPPGAVTVRPLEAHEAAGPH; encoded by the coding sequence ATGTCCGACCCCACCGCTTTGTGGAACGCTGCCATCGGGCTTGTGCTCAGCCTTGGCGTTGCTACAGGGGCTGCTGGACAGCCCGCTCCCCCCGACACCGTGGAGGACACGGTCCGTCTCGCCCCCGAGGGGGCTGTTGACCTTAGCGACACCCACGAGGGCACCATCACCGTCACGACGTGGGAGCGGGACCGGCTTGCCTACAGGATCGCCCCGGTGAGCGCCAAAGACTCCATGGTGGCGTCCAACGCCATCGTCCGCCGGACCGATCAGGGCTTCTTGATCGACCAGGACGGAGCCTCCTGGTCACTTCGCATTCCGGGCCTCCTCCGCATTTCTCCGAGCGCGGGCGGCAACCTGGCCGCCCACTACCACGTCACGATGCCAGAGACGGCAACGCTCGAGATCAAGGACTACACCTCCACCATCGATGTCTCTGGGGTAGAGGGCGACGTGGAGATCGACACCCACGCGGGCACCGTGGCCGTCGACTCGGTCGACGGGATGCTCGACCTGGGCGCCCACTCCGGACGGATCACGGCGACCGGCATCCGGGGAGGGATCGCGCTCGATGTCTTTTCCGGGGACGCGTCCGTCGCCTTCGAGACCCTTTCCGCGCCGAGCACGGCGGAGACCCATTCGGGCACGCTGCGCTTCTTTCTGCCCGCGGAGGCCGGATTTACGCTCCAGACGGACCTGGATAGTACCGGCCTCGTCGTTGACGAGGCCTTTGGCCCCCCTTCAACCAACGACGAGGGCCGCGCCTTCAATGGCGGCGGGCCCACGCTTGCCCTCGACGCCCCGCCCGGTGCAGTCACGGTACGCCCCCTGGAGGCGCACGAGGCCGCCGGTCCGCATTAA
- a CDS encoding DUF4097 family beta strand repeat-containing protein yields MPRSVPSLCALLAAAVLGLGVAPSVAAQDPARTVEDTVPLAADGAVAVDTHEGTITVTTWERDRVRYEAEIMPTDEDPDAEKVTIQARTNDERLRLATDHEDGDDESTVFGFDEDGFRWGGIDIPAVHYTIRMPRSAALRLDDHESAIEVTGLAGALRIDTHEGPVTVTDQRGAVTIDSHESSLSITNQDGDVTLDTHEGRMDLRNIAGRLSVDTHEGTLSVEELEGSLRFDAHDGTVSASFATVTDDVHVSTHDGDATLTLPPTSGIDLNTDFDDDVDLRSDFDLSAIRIGDEDEPNYRGDINGGGPELYLEADDGDVALRTR; encoded by the coding sequence ATGCCTCGATCCGTCCCCTCGCTCTGTGCCCTGCTCGCCGCCGCTGTCCTCGGCCTGGGCGTCGCCCCCTCCGTCGCCGCGCAGGATCCGGCCCGCACCGTGGAGGATACGGTGCCCCTTGCCGCCGACGGGGCGGTCGCCGTCGACACCCACGAGGGCACCATCACCGTCACCACCTGGGAGCGGGACCGCGTGCGGTACGAAGCCGAGATCATGCCGACCGATGAGGACCCCGACGCCGAGAAGGTGACGATCCAAGCTCGCACCAACGACGAGCGGCTCCGACTCGCGACGGACCACGAGGACGGGGATGACGAATCGACGGTCTTCGGCTTCGACGAAGACGGGTTCCGGTGGGGCGGCATCGACATCCCGGCGGTCCACTACACAATCAGAATGCCACGGTCCGCCGCCCTCCGCCTCGACGACCACGAATCGGCCATCGAGGTGACCGGCCTGGCCGGGGCGCTCCGCATCGACACGCACGAGGGACCAGTCACCGTCACCGACCAGCGCGGCGCGGTCACCATCGACAGCCACGAGAGTTCGCTCTCCATCACGAACCAGGACGGCGACGTGACGCTCGACACCCACGAGGGGCGCATGGACCTCCGCAACATCGCGGGCCGCCTGTCGGTGGACACTCACGAGGGAACCCTTTCCGTCGAGGAACTGGAGGGCAGCCTTCGGTTCGACGCGCACGACGGGACGGTCTCCGCGTCGTTTGCAACGGTGACCGACGACGTACACGTCAGTACCCACGACGGCGATGCGACCCTCACCCTCCCCCCCACTTCGGGGATCGACCTCAACACCGACTTCGACGACGACGTGGACCTGCGCTCCGACTTCGACCTCTCCGCGATCCGGATTGGGGACGAGGACGAGCCCAACTACCGGGGCGACATCAATGGGGGCGGCCCTGAACTGTACCTCGAGGCTGACGACGGAGACGTCGCCCTCCGCACCCGGTAG